In the bacterium genome, CCGTGCAGTTGCTCGAAACGGCGACCGGTGTGATCACGATCAGCAATCACGGACAGGGAGACCTCGAAATCAACGCGACTTCTCCGAGCGTGTTCAAGTCGCACCTCGCGGACAAGCGGATTCCCGCGGGCGGCAAGACGACGCTGACCGTCGTGTTCAGCCCGGCCGAGGCCACCGAGTACATGATGAGTTTCACCGTGGTGGCCAATGACCCAGAACACGAGAAGACCGTGGTCGGCCTGAGCGGGAGTGGGGTCGAAGATCCCTTGAACCCAATCGCGAGTGCCAGCCCGGCTCAGCTGGATTTCGGCAAGGTGCCGGTCGGTTCCACGGAAACGCGCTGGATCAGCGTGAGCAACTCCGGAACGGATCCGCTCACCATCAATAGCACGAGGATTCCGGCACCGTACTCCACGTCCATTCAGGGGCGAATCATTGCGGCCGGTGAAACGCTCGGCTTCCCGATCAGCTACGCGCCGACCAACGATCAGACTCACTCCGGCACGCTCTCCATCCTTAGCAACGATTCCGTCCGCGGCCCGCTCGCGGTGTCTCTGACGGGGGAGGGCTATCCCGGAACTGCGGAGCAGCTTGCGGCCACCGGCTACCAGGCGCCGACCGAGGGTTCGACCAATCCGACCAAGTCGATTCTCGAGCGTCTGGCGCTGTACGGCGGCAGCAGCGAGGACACGCTCATGACCGACGAGAGCCTCGGAGACGCTGACGAAACTGTCGCGGCACACCGGTCGATTCTCGACGGAAGCCAGATCACGTATGGCGCGTACTACGCGAAAATCGACGACTTCCACATCGACAATGTGCGTTTTGGCGAAGCGACGATCGAGTTCGAGGGTGTGAATTTTCCCATTGTCAGCGGAGCGATCGGCTCGTACTGGGAGTTCGATCCGACCAGCGCGATCGGAACCGTCAGCGATAACGGCGATATCGGAAACATGACGATGTCGCTCACCGGAGTGGATCGGGGCAACTACCCACTGGCCGTGAACATCGAGTTCACCACGGGCACGACCCACTATCAGATTGGGGACGGCCAGTGGAAAACGATGACCGGGAGCGCGATCAATGAACGTGGCATATACACCGTGGTGGGTTCTGGAATGATGACACAGGGCGCGCTGAAGGGTGAGTGGGTTCGAGTCAAGATCAATGGGAATGTCAATACGGGTGAGATTGTGGTTGTTTCGGATGGGGGCGAATAACAAGTCGGGGAGATTCCCGGCGAAGTTTTCGATTTAGAGAGGAGCTGGATTATGCGGATGTTGGATTTGATGCTGAGTGGAACGTTGATGTTGGGTACGATGGCGCCGGGCCTGGGCTTTGCCGAAGAGGCCGGGGGCAGTGCGGCTACGCCGGCTGCGGCCAGTTCGGAGTTGAGTGAGCAGGAGGTTTTTCAGGCTCGGCTCAATGACTACTGGGAATCGAAGCTCAAAAACATCGCGAAGGTGTACACGTTCTATCAGCCGCATTCCGAAGGTGGCCCCAAGTTCACCAATGAGGTGTCTGAGGGTGGGTCCATCTTTCCGGAGAGTTTCGAGATCACGAAGGTCGAGGTGGACGGAGAGAAGGCGGATGTCGAGGTGGAGGTCGTCATGGACACCGAATCCGTCGGCGTGAAGCTCGCCCTGAAAGACCGCACCATGACTTTCAAGTCGAAGTGGTTCAAGTCGAAGACGG is a window encoding:
- a CDS encoding choice-of-anchor D domain-containing protein; translation: MSFRKVCLLGIPLVLLAAAAFGFQRAGLFDLSDVLSFGGEGRLTLDPAEIDFGPVTLGTGSRVIQVLAINDGDELLSVESVSAEAPFLPEMDPFELEPGDARFFSVRVLPKQAGEINGTLTVETSEGGHKASLRALAQLPPRISIEPASLSFGAVQLLETATGVITISNHGQGDLEINATSPSVFKSHLADKRIPAGGKTTLTVVFSPAEATEYMMSFTVVANDPEHEKTVVGLSGSGVEDPLNPIASASPAQLDFGKVPVGSTETRWISVSNSGTDPLTINSTRIPAPYSTSIQGRIIAAGETLGFPISYAPTNDQTHSGTLSILSNDSVRGPLAVSLTGEGYPGTAEQLAATGYQAPTEGSTNPTKSILERLALYGGSSEDTLMTDESLGDADETVAAHRSILDGSQITYGAYYAKIDDFHIDNVRFGEATIEFEGVNFPIVSGAIGSYWEFDPTSAIGTVSDNGDIGNMTMSLTGVDRGNYPLAVNIEFTTGTTHYQIGDGQWKTMTGSAINERGIYTVVGSGMMTQGALKGEWVRVKINGNVNTGEIVVVSDGGE